Sequence from the Caretta caretta isolate rCarCar2 chromosome 8, rCarCar1.hap1, whole genome shotgun sequence genome:
tggtaggcttgcctgagctccttaactttcacgcggcactgctatgtgtccctgttgtagcctctctccaccatgccctgtgtgattttggtatatatattagcatttcttctcttTGATCGGAGTTCAGCCTGCagagattcttctccccatacagcaatcagatccagtgtcttcctttcagtccatgctggagctcgtttgcgattctggggggactgcatggtcacctgtgcttctgagctcgccacgctgaccaaacacgacatgaaattcaaaatttcccagagCTTTTCCCAcatacctggctagtgcatcggagttcaaagtactgtccagagcggtcacattggagcactctgggatagctcccagaggccaataccgtagaattgcatctgcactaccccaaattcgaactagcaaggttgattttagtgctactcccctcgccggggaggagtacggaagtctattttaagagccctttagatTGATGGAACGGGCTTGGTTGCgtagacacattcattttaaaattgacctaaagcggctaaattcgatctaaccccgtagtgtagaccagagacGCCTAAACATCTCTGTGATTTAGCTACTAGAAGGGGAGCTACTAGAACACAGCTAGTATGGGTTGACATGTCCAGTACTGACAACtcaaaaggtatgtctacacttcgagCTGGAGGTGTACTTTCCAACTTGACTAGACCCATGcgctagctttgattgagctagtgtgctaaaaatagaagtgtagctatGGTGGAATGGGCTAGCTGCTCTGAGAATATGCCCAGGGTCCCAGGCAGGATTATACCTGGGGTCTAGCCCATCCTGCTGCTTGTGCTGCTGCAGCCTACACTTCTATTTCCAGTGCAATAGCTCGATCAAAGTTAGTGTGGGTATgtccacctgagctggaaattatgcCTCCAGCTtaaagtgcagacatacccttagctgtGTAGCATAAATGACAATCAAGGTAATGCCAAGTTTATGAAACTTGGTTTTTGACTCAGTGCAATTTTTACATTTCAGACTCCGCCTGAAAGTGCTAGACTGGGTATACTCAGGCTGGTCCTGGGTGTGGGCGAGCAGGGCACCAACATCTGGAGGGCATTGGGGCTGAAAATGTTTTCCAGCATGGCTGGCAAAACTACGATTGCTGTTCCTGGGAACATGCCAATTTGTGTTTCATTAAATTCAGAATTTTGTTCCTCATTGTCACGCTTATGTGCCGAATGAACAATACTAGGGTTTGGGGAAACAGTAtcttcctaggtttcagagtaacagccgtgttagtctgtattcgcaaaaagaaaaggagtacttgtagcaccttagagactaaccaatttatttgagcatgagctttcgtgagctacagctcacttcatcagatgtataccgtggaaactgcagcagactttatatacacacagagatcatgaaacaatacctcctcccaccccactgtcctgctggtaatagcttatctaaagtgatcatcaggtgggccatttccagcacaaatccaggttttctcaccctccacccccccacacaaattcactctcctgctggtgctagcccatccaaagtgacaactctttacataatcaagtctaTTTACCATTGCTTTGTTAGCCCATCTaaagccctctctctctctattttagcCACTCATGTAGCTACATGAGTGGAAATCCCTGATGTAGATGTACACTGGTCTAAACTGACTCGGTGTGTTGCTTTTCCTTCCAGTTTGAAATTGGGGAGACTGCACCGGTACAAGTCATGAGTACTTAGGGTGACTACCCCGATATTGAGCAGTTTGTCCCGCGTCCCAACCGAAGTACGTttgggacgccatttgtcccgatattttgtttcgggcgtgtctttttttttttttcctcttaggCGGCGGTGACAGGCAGGGGGAGTGCCATTGTTACACTCACCTGGCACGTCCGGGTCTTCAGTGGCATTTCGGCGGCAGGTACTTCTTTCTTCATTGGCAAGATTTATTTCCCGCCGCCGAACATGCAGGGTGAGTGTAACAATTGAAAAGGCACTCCCCTTGCGGTGGTCCCGATATTTTGTATTTAGCATCTGGTCAACCTATGAGCACTACAGGTATTATGCCAGTGTAGAGAAGGCCTATATCCAGAAAATGAACTTTTTAGATCattttatgcattttaatttttcttagcACCCCTTGTAGTGCCTGGGTTGATTGTGCAGTATTTTGAACTCTGAGTGTGGCGACTGGCATGAAATGTGTAAACTGCTACTCAGTCTGTCTAAGGAGGAAATTGGCTCCCATCAGTCtttgtttcccaatgtgcatgtTTTAAATGCCCACAGAGGCCTTTGATTGTCTTTCCTTGAGTGTCTGCCAGAGGCATTTCCCTCTTCTGTCTCTGTATGAAGTAATTTCTCCACAAACTTACTGTTTTCCTTAACTTCAGTCTAAAATCTCCTTTTAGACCTAACTGCAAAGCTTGACTCTTGATCCAAATTTGTGCTTGAatttggggttttggttcaaaACTCTTTTTAAATCTTAGCACAAACTTTGGGAAACAGGGATATGGGAGTTTCTCCAGGAGACTGCAGCAAAGCAGTTATGAGTAATACCTGAGAAGGAGGAAATGAACTAGTCAGAACAAGAAAACTTCAGTTGAAtagtaataaagaaaaaaattcaagatCACATGAACTTTAATTGCTTGGGTGGAATCAACTCAGACTCTCTGAATAACACTTTCCTCATTTTGAATGTTTAACGTCTAGAACGTGCCATATCAAACAACACTTAGTCTTTTGATGAAAGTGTCACAATTGCAGTTATTTGTACTTGAATTAAAaatgggtgggggaaaaaaatcttctgaATTAAAATATTCCGTAACTTCTAAGTTACCTGAACAAAATATaagcatatacatatatattctgatcccactcctgcAGTCTGTATTCACATGAACCTCCCCATTCATGCAGACATCTTACTTAACACCAATGACATCTTTCattgagtaaggactgcaagacTCTGACTTTGTACTAGTGTTGAACTCTGGTTTTAAAATGGTTCCTCTCGTTAGGTTTATGAGAATGCTACATTATAGCAATCTTATCAGTGACAGTTATCTTCTAATATATTCATTAATTCTGCTACAGCTACTGTTTACATTGTTAAAAGTATacaacctttgtataatctgtattcggggtcccctcctggctagcaggagGGCACctcgctcgagcgtaataaacttggtgttttttgggaactttgcagttgtggactttgtttatgtgcctcagcctagatttgaactgtgcgtgacctatcaggtataattcgcagcatttgtgtgcgtgacctaccaggtgtaatttgcagcagttgtgtgcgtgtcctatcaggtataatttgtAACAACATCAAGTAGGAAGTTAtgtacatttatttaacaaaaaaaggcAAAGGAAAAGCTGTCATTCTACGACATACAAAGTGATGACTGGGTTTTTTAATTATGCAGAGCATCTAGTGCACAAACCCAGTCTACTGGAATTTAGGAGACCTAGCTTCTATTCCTGAATCTGCTTTAgacttctgtgtgaccttgggcaaatctcttcctctccctgtacctcatttcccccattttacaaatggggataatgtttaTCCATCTTTGTGCAGTATGAGTTTCTGATGAAAAGCAAAGCTGCAGAGATTATATAGGAAAAAGTTTAGAAACACCTTCTCAAGAACAGTGAGGTTAACTAGAAATTCTCAAAAACTTCACAAAGGGTTTTGGCATAAATGCTTTCATGTCAATATGTTTATTAAATGGGAATTCAGACAATTTCTTAATAATTATtgcaaaaaatctacattttttcaAACTCTTTTATTCTGACCTGTTTCAGTTCCCCAGAACCAGCAAAGGCATAGAGAAGGTCTTATATCAGCTAGAATTGGCCAGAAGTGAAAGTAGCTGACAAAAGAATTAGACAAATTACAGGAAGACCATTTCTCCAACTAGAACAGCGTCTATGGAATTTAAAGGGGGAATAGCAAGCTTAACAACTAAAATGTCTTTCCCAACACTGAAACATATACCAGATCTTTAGGACAAGACTACATTGCCGTTaaagtcttagccctggtctacactaggactttaggtcgaatttagcagcgttaaattgatttaaacctgcacccgtccacacaatgaagccctttatttcgacttaaagggctcttaaaatcgatttccttactccacccctgacaagtggattagcgcttaaatcgacgttgccggctcgaatttggggtactgtggacacaattcgatggtattggcctccgggagctatcccagagtgctccattctgaccgctctggacagcgctctcaactcagatgcactggccaggtagacaggaaaagaaccacgaacttttgaatctcatttcctgtttggccagcgtggcaagctgcaggtgaccatgcagagctcatcagcacaggtgaccatgatggagtcccagaatcgcaaaagagctccagcatggactgaacgggaggtacgggatctgatcgctgtttggggagaggaatccgtgctatcagaactccgttccagttttcgaaatgccaaaacctttctgaaaatctcccagggcatgaaggacagaggccataacagggacccgaagcagtgccgcgtgaaactgaaggagctgaggcaagcctaccagaaaaccagagaggcgaacagccgctccgggtcagagccccaaacatgccgcttctatgatgagctgcatgccattttagggggttcagccaccactaccccagccgtgttgtttgactccttcaatggagatggaggcaatacagaagtaggttttggggatgaagaagatgatgaggaggaggttgtagatagctcacagcaagcaagcggagaaaccggttttcccgacagccaggaactgtttctcaccctagacctggagccagtaccccctgaacccacccaaggctgcctcctggactcagcaggcggagaagggacctctggtgagtgtaccttttaaaatgctatacatggtttaaaagcaagcatgtgaaaggattactttgccctggcatttgcggttctgcctttgcaaaaggtttctggggagggcagccttatttcgtccttcatggtaggacactttaccactccaggccagcaacacgtactggggaatcactgtagaacaaagcattgcagtgtatgtttgctggcattcaaccaaaatccgttcacgcggtgggaggaggcaaaatgcgaccttgtaacgaaagcacatgtgctatgtatgtaatgttaacagcaaggtttacactgaaagagtgtagcgactgttttataaaatgtgtctttttaaataccgctgtccctttttttttctccaccagctgcatgtgtttcaatgatcacaggatcttctccttcccagaggctagtgaagcttagaaagaaaaaaaaacgcactcgcgatgaaatgttctccgagctcatgctgtcctcccacactgacagagcacagacgaatgcgtggaggcaaataatgtcagagtgcaggaaagcacaaaatgaccgggaggagaggtggcgggctgaagagagtaagtggcgggctgaagagagtaagtggcgggctgaagacagggctgaagctcaaaggtggcggcagcgtgatgagaggaggcaggattcaatgctgaggctgctgcaggaccaaaccagtatgctccagtgtatggttgagctgcagcaaaggcagctggagcacagactgccactgcagcccctctgtaaccaaccgccctcctccccaagttccatagcctccacacccagacgcccaagaacgcggtgggggggcctccggccaaccagccactccaccacagaggattgcccaaaaaaaagaaggctgtcattcaataaattttaaagttgtaaacttttaaagtgctgtgcttaaagtgctgtgtggcattttccttccctcctccaccacccctcctgggataccttggtagtcatccccctatttgtgtgatgaatgaataacgaatgcatgactgtgaagcagcaatgactttattggctctgcaagcaatgattaaagggaggaggggagggtggttagcttacagggaagtagagtgaaccaaggggtgggggggttcatcaaggagaaacaaacagaactttcacaccgtagcctggccagtcatgaaactgtttttcaaagcttctctgatgtgtaccgcgccctcctgtgctcttctaaccgccctggtgtctggctgcgcgtagccagcagccaggcgatttgcctcaacctcccaccccgccataaacgtctcccccttactctcacagatattgtggagcacacagcaagcagtaataacagtgggaatattggtttcgctgaggtctaagcgagtcagtaaactgcgccagcgcgcctttaaacgtccaaatgcacattctaccaccattctgcacttgctcagcctgtagttgaacagctcctgaccactgtccaggctgcctgtgtatggcttcatgagccatggcattaaggggtaggctgggtccccaaggatacatataggcatttcaacatccccaacagttattttctggtctgggaataaagtcccttcctgcagcttttgaaacagaccagagttcctgaagatgcgagcatcatgcacctttcccggccatcccacgttgatgttggtgaaacgtcccttgtgatccaccagagcttgcagcactatcgaaaagtaccccttgcggtttatgtactcggcggcttggtgctccggtgccaagatagggatatgggttccatctatagccccaccacagttagggaatcccattgcagcaaagccatccactatgacctgcacatttcccagggtcactacccttgatatcagcagatcttt
This genomic interval carries:
- the LOC142073064 gene encoding uncharacterized protein LOC142073064 yields the protein MQSSSAQVTMMESQNRKRAPAWTEREVRDLIAVWGEESVLSELRSSFRNAKTFLKISQGMKDRGHNRDPKQCRVKLKELRQAYQKTREANSRSGSEPQTCRFYDELHAILGGSATTTPAVLFDSFNGDGGNTEVGFGDEEDDEEEVVDSSQQASGETGFPDSQELFLTLDLEPVPPEPTQGCLLDSAGGEGTSAACVSMITGSSPSQRLVKLRKKKKRTRDEMFSELMLSSHTDRAQTNAWRQIMSECRKAQNDREERWRAEESKWRAEESKWRAEDRAEAQRWRQRDERRQDSMLRLLQDQTSMLQCMVELQQRQLEHRLPLQPLCNQPPSSPSSIASTPRRPRTRWGGLRPTSHSTTEDCPKKRRLSFNKF